The following are from one region of the Candidatus Deferrimicrobium borealis genome:
- a CDS encoding polysaccharide pyruvyl transferase family protein → MDQSLRTIEIKGAYGFGNFGDDALMFAVYQVATRVFEPQSITFLCHDAGYIQRILPGVKIVPPDEENRPEADILLYGGGTQFYSFPLTKERTIPSFKSIVRNLREPSCIGTKIHKRIRQFVPDTETTHKLAAIGIGLGPFDENSCRLSESKKLFRRMEYVAVRDIDSYRLCQEWGCRNLSLSTDLCYFPELWQTCESKNYRDTDGNLNRIGVIVRDWGHNHEGNSYTEPLFRTIDSLRREGKTVEFISFSATSDGEWIKRLKDRNEFITVWNPESESISSFLGFLSKYDLFITARYHGAVFASILRKPTVAIEIEKKLALVSDLLGDGARLWAYPFNSAHCLEHIAEFERNYSRSVKCIDGIVEGQMRLARKMVEDFEIFIRGKCLEPKST, encoded by the coding sequence ATGGATCAGTCGTTACGAACAATTGAAATCAAAGGTGCCTACGGGTTCGGTAATTTTGGTGATGATGCACTTATGTTCGCAGTTTATCAAGTTGCCACGAGAGTATTCGAGCCGCAGTCTATAACCTTTCTCTGCCATGATGCTGGATACATACAGAGGATACTACCAGGCGTAAAAATAGTTCCCCCTGATGAAGAAAACAGACCAGAAGCGGATATCCTTCTTTATGGAGGTGGTACGCAGTTCTATTCTTTTCCATTAACCAAAGAGAGAACGATTCCTTCTTTTAAAAGCATCGTAAGGAATCTGAGGGAACCGTCTTGTATTGGAACGAAGATACATAAAAGAATACGCCAATTTGTGCCAGATACCGAGACAACCCATAAACTGGCGGCGATTGGTATCGGCCTCGGGCCGTTCGATGAGAATTCATGTCGGCTAAGCGAAAGCAAGAAACTATTCAGACGAATGGAATATGTGGCAGTGCGGGATATTGATAGTTATCGTTTGTGTCAAGAGTGGGGATGCAGGAATTTATCCTTGAGCACAGATCTTTGTTATTTTCCTGAACTATGGCAAACTTGCGAGTCAAAAAACTACAGAGACACAGATGGTAACCTGAATAGAATAGGAGTCATTGTAAGAGATTGGGGGCACAATCATGAGGGAAATTCTTATACTGAGCCGTTGTTTCGCACGATAGATTCACTTAGGCGCGAGGGAAAGACAGTAGAGTTCATTTCTTTTTCGGCAACATCCGATGGCGAATGGATCAAGCGCTTGAAGGACAGGAACGAATTCATCACTGTCTGGAACCCGGAAAGTGAAAGCATTTCATCTTTTTTGGGTTTTCTTTCAAAATACGATCTGTTCATCACCGCGAGGTACCACGGGGCGGTCTTTGCGTCAATACTCAGGAAGCCGACAGTAGCTATAGAGATCGAAAAAAAACTGGCTTTGGTGTCGGACTTACTAGGTGACGGTGCCCGTCTATGGGCATATCCGTTCAATTCCGCCCATTGCTTGGAGCATATCGCAGAGTTCGAACGGAATTACTCGCGTTCTGTAAAGTGCATAGACGGAATAGTGGAAGGACAGATGCGTTTAGCAAGGAAGATGGTTGAGGATTTTGAAATATTCATCCGAGGGAAGTGTTTGGAGCCGAAGTCCACATAA